In Danaus plexippus chromosome 6, MEX_DaPlex, whole genome shotgun sequence, a single window of DNA contains:
- the LOC116779016 gene encoding uncharacterized protein LOC116779016 isoform X5: protein MKSYILIAIFLTAECLGAERSRQRSPIRSVPVAASVKREVDFDCPEEFGYYSHPTDCTLYYVCVFGGALLESCTGGLMYSHELQTCDWPRNVGCDATGAVIADDYERLNERQPPPPTSRRNPPPPPPSRAQPNPVITSRGQPKFNRQEYEKQQQLYAEVDDLPPVEEIENDRQQRVYRGQPSTIGQVQKDRDGYHGSQGVSAGRTLNSNIIPSSIAQNSKIGSFSFGTQLEDRRTATATQTPQSYREDIYDVLTDSSDLTKDFTTGERTIKDISDNTLSRKRRDVESHLNASSVPDKISSRNDNDQEMEYIEFDPESDEDEYQDDELDDSERGKRQIRFYIKEGHKVPLKFTSSKPVKFVNLRHNNQNPNIHNPRYHTNHNSGFNDNTYTSFVVTNNNNHYPVSGHVNYQTVDHYQNQRPFKASLPDLSKPKYLPNNAGTQIITKSPPISSLNNNQNPFASLAGGFYNNALKNDHNTISQGQISSVKPNLSSPHDLTHFPSTIVTGRPLSSSTQSLNYNVKNDEENKKLNNGYKNNNNKFTKDEDYNEDEDYSDEEAESSEEDEEDHKPNFSPPITVPYSFNHPRNKYANIDNPFARPNFNFDEFLAKLRDDQYSVIGLSTQKPKALQNNDVQTDSPINTIPSINSHKISSFKGISTPKPFTMSDVPQNSTYAINENIKNFAPQHGSDYILRSQITTHNNNPYFQHNPKNVNRLPQKDAGIPLETLKPKLKLPNFQDNRPLSINYNFNTPAEGSNQPSNTIRPIVTPTSYYSTPNNNNKLPLQSHHINNAKPFLVSTSPPFNRYVLSISQSTSRPATFVNQQVSPVQNYWKKPSIAFTPTTPSSISPNTVTEIAKWTKLYSQAIQSSTIIPLSGKNIVADVSTKAPPKRKPIPKPSPEMNDYYYDDEDEQYYYEPIVKPKYMPSSEVMPQRPPMAQNYEEYDDSNEQLEIHTDSKIQEHQKIPSSQNNFKVESATKNHNDVSVVTKSPYKQSNKIINGKIPVPVMVDYDDSTNSMSHNSRNRTYYLRKPNKPENNPNTLKPPKYLNQTTLRPYTVRHRLAMPTTEKNQVNQDVENKQMRGRIRHHNIVAEMKLTTPHDSFKQETRITKTGHDDKTNSLEPTESVTPSSYSPSPRPKMLYNGSQTYSPDQYDPYYAVYDEDGELYKDTDYVQQYNSASLRPAVQQTYRGTPPSRRPVETYSARPVADDYDDALIQGPIINQNQYQTSVRQPARGEGNELGYDPIPSSVRTTIYEATFPSTNPTTTSTSTTTTTTTTTTTTRRPTTAPYTEAMTPSRYSPRSSTDENRSRLPASSTVPNAIDGFVTSIPSTLSTSINLSSHAKPFEKTDNAHRLLEPSTEITTRRPTTRVTENNKNFVSLVHESPDVGNKKMISLTTGFSIRRNVNNTKNPYTLTIISKPFENNSSVATKNTRVKNNKKHSIQRLYYDINEKDVTQTEINKGLRNGEQTSEEVDIVNIASHQKENDFEGPADNYMSSSVRTPTYRPRIRFSNSATPTTTTKEEVFKRPVSESTTSSISPKTFTDSRLDRANENSENKHYVDSNKSQGFKQVDYIIQDEDLKYKYPIVSPYKTLDNLRNTGRDYLSRDDKIDIPSSTMSTGTSSLRSVTTTSSDRVTRKKPSYYLYNIKDDENEQTTEIYKSGVKQKNRILFKDAHSSTPKIVEFISPSTTLETNEEVVNIGFKNKKQNASVQKPSRNSFKHVSILTEPSVLRNISPSVDNPTTVINHVPELKYDSVQTANPTISLSSEIPMMDAATEDAFRDIIPNIDYELTTKSHSLKSKFSSLMNKGSRDEEPRSHKFKKIIETEIKPVDSNIDHYSERSNSNLETNIDSKDLTTETQIRLTNDFVNDIASTTSTTKSTTTFKIDVENKQTSKSLSYPTRASRINPAIKLAAASVGGGRRSYQSPSNCSSDNSLQVNPKCNEIKYPRPTSTRGRGSAHFSTSGGSEAPQQTPNRGTPPTRSRPTLKPSTAIVTKTVDINIYAHPPSRPAPVYPQPTPDKTAAKCRKDVCLLPDCFCGGKDIPGELPVDKVPQIVLLTFDDSVNDLNKGLYSDLFEKGRVNPNGCPITATFYVSHEWTDYSQVQNLYSAGHEMASHTVSHSFGEQFSQKKWNREVGGQREILAAYGGVKLDDVRGMRAPFLSVGGNKMFKMLYDSNFTYDSSLPVYENRPPSWPYTLDYKLFHDCMIPPCPTKSYPGVWEVPMVMWQDLNGGRCSMGDACANPPDAEGVYKMILKNFDRHYTSNRAPFGLFYHAAWFTQPHHKEGFIMFLDFINKMNDVWIITNWQALQWVRDPTPISRLNNFQPFQCNYADRPKKCNNPKVCNLWHKSGVRYMRTCQPCPPIYPWTGKTGISSSRIDNEIEE, encoded by the exons CAGAATGTCTTGGAGCGGAGCGCTCGCGGCAGCGCTCTCCTATCAGGAGCGTTCCCGTGGCGGCCAGCGTGAAGAGAGAAGTTGACTTCGACTGCCCCGAAGAATTTGGGTATTATTCGCATCCCACCGACTGCACGTTGTACTATGTTTGCGTTTTCGGCGGTGCTTTACTAGAATCTTGCACTGGTGGCCTCATGTACAG TCACGAGCTCCAAACATGTGATTGGCCGCGTAACGTAGGCTGCGACGCCACCGGTGCCGTCATAGCTGACGATTACGAACGGCTAAACGAAAGACAGCCTCCACCTCCTACATCTCGAAGAAATCCACCTCCACCTCCTCCGTCCAGAGCACAGCCCAATCCAGTTATTACTTCAAGAGGGCAACCAAAATTCAACCGACAAGAATatgaaaaa caACAACAGTTATATGCAGAAGTAGATGACTTACCTCCTGTGGAAGAAATTGAGAATGATAGGCAGCAAAGGGTATACAGAGGACAACCATCAACTATTGGACAAGTTCAAAAAGATAGGGACGGTTACCATGGATCGCAGGGTGTTAGTGCTGGGAGAACACTTAACTCTAATATTATTCCTTCCTCAATTGCgcaaaatagtaaaattggATCGTTTTCTTTTGGGACGCAACTAGAAGACAGAAGAACAGCCACTGCCACCCAAACTCCTCAGTCTTATAG AGAAGATATATATGACGTTTTGACTGACTCTTCTGACTTAACTAAAGACTTTACGACTGGTGAAAGGACTATTAAAGATATAAGTGATAACACTTTATCGAGGAAAAGAAGAGATGTTGAATCCCATTTAAATGCATCTTCTGTACCTGATAAAATTTCTAGTAGGAACGATAATGACCAAGAAATGGAATATATAGAGTTTGACCCAGAATCTGATGAAGATGAATACCAAGATGATGAATTGGATGATAGTGAAAGAGGGAAGAGAcaaattaggttttatataaaagaggGACATAAGGTTCCTCTTAAGTTTACCAGTTCTAAACCTGTGAAATTTGTAAACTTGCGGcataataatcaaaatccCAACATTCATAATCCACGCTACCATACAAATCATAATAGTGGATTTAATGATAATACTTATACTTCATTTGTTGTGACTAATAATAACAACCATTATCCAGTAAGTGGCCACGTCAATTATCAAACTGTTGATCATTATCAAAATCAAAGGCCATTTAAAGCAAGTTTACCTGATTTATCAAAACCTAAATATTTACCCAATAATGCAGGAActcaaattattacaaaaagtcCTCCTATTTcttctttaaataacaatcaaaATCCATTTGCTTCTTTAGCTGGTGGGTTTTATAACAATGCGTTGAAAAATGATCATAATACAATATCGCAAGGACAAATATCCTCAGTGAAACCAAATTTATCTTCACCACATGATTTAACGCATTTCCCCAGTACAATTGTTACTGGAAGACCTTTATCATCTTCTACTcagagtttaaattataatgtaaaaaatgatgaagaaaataaaaaactaaataatggTTACaagaacaataataacaaatttacaaaAGACGAAGACTATAATGAAGATGAAGACTATTCTGATGAAGAAGCAGAATCTTCAGAAGAAGATGAGGAAGATCACAAACCAAATTTCTCACCACCTATTACTGTCCCTTATAGTTTTAATCATCCCAGAAATAAATATGCTAACATTGATAATCCATTTGCCCGaccgaattttaattttgatgaatttttgGCTAAATTAAGAGATGATCAATATTCGGTTATCGGACTATCAACTCAAAAACCAAAagctttacaaaataatgatgTACAAACAGATTCACCTATAAATACAATTCCATCTATTAATAGTCACAAAATATCATCTTTTAAAGGTATAAGTACTCCAAAGCCATTTACAATGTCTGACGTACCGCAAAATTCAACATATGctataaatgaaaacataaaaaatttcgCTCCCCAACATGGCTCTGATTACATTTTGAGGTCACAAATAACTACACACAATAATAACCCATACTTTCAACACAAtccaaaaaatgttaatagacTTCCACAAAAGGATGCTGGTATACCTTTAGAGACTTTAAAACCGAAATTAAAGCTACCTAACTTCCAGGATAATAGACCACTttctataaattacaatttcaataCTCCAGCAGAAGGTAGTAATCAACCGTCAAATACAATAAGGCCAATTGTCACTCCGACATCTTATTATAGCACTCCAAACAACAACAATAAATTACCACTACAATctcatcatataaataatgcaaAACCGTTTTTGGTATCAACATCGCCACCTTTCAATAGATATGTGTTAAGCATTTCGCAGTCTACTTCGAGACCTGCTACATTTGTAAATCAGCAAGTTTCTCCTGTACAAAATTACTGGAAAAAACCATCTATTGCTTTCACACCTACAACACCATCTTCGATTAGTCCAAATACAGTCACAGAAATTGCGAAATGGACAAAATTGTATTCACAAGCAATACAATCATCTACAATAATACCATTGAGtggtaaaaatatagttgCTGATGTAAGTACTAAAGCTCCGCCAAAGCGTAAACCTATACCGAAACCTTCGCCGGAAATGAATGATTACTATTATGATGACGAAGATGAACAGTATTATTATGAACCAATCGTTAAGCCTAAATATATGCCAAGCTCCGAAGTTATGCCTCAAAGACCGCCTATGGCACAAAACTATGAAGAATACGACGATTCCAATGAACAACTTGAAATTCATACAGATTCAAAGATTCAAGAACATCAAAAAATACCTAGtagtcaaaataattttaaagtagaaAGTGCAACAAAAAACCACAATGATGTATCCGTTGTCACCAAGTCACCATATAAacaatcaaacaaaattattaacggCAAAATTCCCGTACCAGTAATGGTTGATTATGACGATTCAACAAATTCCATGTCTCATAATAGTCGCAATCGAACGTATTACTTAAGGAAGCCAAATAAGCCTGAGAATAAtccaaatacattaaaacctCCTAAGTATTTGAATCAGACAACCTTGCGGCCTTATACTGTCAGACATAGATTGGCAATGCCAACGACTGAAAAAAATCAGGTTAATCAAGatgtagaaaataaacaaatgagaGGAAGAATACGACATCACAATATAGTTGCGGAAATGAAATTGACTACTCCTCATGACAGCTTTAAACAAGAGACTCGAATTACTAAGACTGGTCATGACGATAAAACGAACAG CCTGGAACCCACAGAGAGCGTTACACCTTCCTCGTATTCTCCAAGTCCGCGACCAAAAATGCTTTATAACGGTTCTCAGACTTACAGTCCCGATCAGTATGATCCTTACTACGCTGTATATGATGAAGACGGTGAACTGTACAAGGATACAG ACTATGTGCAGCAATATAACTCAGCTTCACTCCGACCAGCAGTTCAGCAAACGTACAGAGGCACTCCGCCCTCACGTCGGCCAGTAGAGACCTATTCAGCAAGACCTGTCGCAGATGATTACGACGATGCTCTTATTCAAGGACCT attataaatcaaaaccaATACCAGACATCTGTTCGTCAACCGGcaag GGGTGAAGGTAACGAATTGGGTTATGATCCTATACCAAGCAGCGTGAGGACGACTATTTATGAAGCCACTTTCCCAAGCACGAATCCAACAACAACTAGCACCAGCACTACTACCACTACCACTACCACTACCACAACCACAAGACGACCAACAACCGCACCTTACACGGAAGCAATGACCCCGTCTCGTTATTCCCCAAG ATCATCCACTGATGAGAATCGTAGTCGCCTCCCTGCTTCCTCTACCGTCCCAAATGCCATTGATGGATTTGTTACATCTATTCCTTCTACATTATCAACCTCCATAAACTTATCCTCTCACGCTAAACCTTTTGAAAAGACGGATAATGCACATAGGTTACTTGAACCGTCGACTGAAATAACGACTCGTAGACCAACTACTCGTGTGactgaaaacaataaaaatttcgttAGTTTAGTTCATGAAAGTCCAGACGTAGGTAATAAAAAGATGATTTCTTTAACTACAGGTTTTTCTATACGTAGGAATGTTAATAATACGAAAAATCCTTACACTTTAACGATAATTTCAAAGCcatttgaaaataactcaTCGGTTGCCACCAAAAATACTCgggttaaaaacaataaaaaacattccaTACAGAGACTTTATTATGATATCAATGAGAAAGACGTTACCCAAaccgaaataaataaaggacTCCGAAATGGTGAACAAACCAGCGAGGAAGTTGATATCGTAAATATAGCATCTCATCAGAAAGAAAATGACTTCGAAGGCCCAGCTGATAACTATATGTCCTCATCTGTACGAACCCCTACATATAGGCCCAGAATTCGATTTAGTAATAGTGCCACACCAACAACGACAACAAAAGAAGAAGTTTTTAAGCGACCGGTATCGGAATCAACAACAAGTTCAATAAGCCCTAAAACTTTCACCGATAGTAGGTTAGACCGAGCAAATGAGAATagtgaaaataaacattatgttGACAGTAATAAATCTCAAGGCTTCAAACAAGTGGATTATATCATTCAAGATGAAgacttaaaatacaaatatccaATAGTTTCACCGTATAAAACATTagataatttaagaaatactgGTAGAGACTATCTGTCTAGAGatgataaaatagatattcCTTCATCAACTATGTCAACTGGTACTTCAAGTTTAAGATCAGTAACAACAACATCATCAGACAGAGTTACAAGAAAAAAACCTTCCTACTATCTTTACAATATCAAGGATGATGAAAATGAGCAAACTacggaaatatataaaagtggtgtgaaacaaaaaaatcgaaTCTTATTTAAAGATGCGCATAGTAGCACACCAAAAATTGTAGAATTTATTTCACCTTCTACAACATTGGAGACAAATGAAGAGGTGGTAAATataggatttaaaaataaaaaacaaaatgctaGCGTTCAAAAGCCATCTCGGAATAGTTTTAAACACGTCAGCATTTTGACAGAACCTAGTGTTCTTAGAAACATTTCCCCTTCTGTTGATAATCCCACTACAGTTATCAATCATGTTCCAGAATTGAAATATGATTCAGTTCAAACTGCAAATCCTACAATTTCTCTTTCATCAGAAATTCCAATGATGGATGCAGCGACAGAAGATGCTTTCAGAGATATAATACCAAATATTGACTATGAATTAACAACGAAATCTCATTCATTAAAATCCAAATTTAGTAGCTTAATGAATAAAGGATCCAGAGACGAAGAACCGAGATCTCAtaagtttaagaaaataattgaaactGAGATAAAACCAGTTGACAGTAATATTGATCATTATTCTGAAAGAAGTAATTCTAACCTAGAAACTAACATAGATAGCAAAGATTTAACGACAGAAACTCAAATAAGACTTACAAATGACTTTGTTAATGACATTGCCTCTACGACAAGCACAACTAAATCAactacaacttttaaaattgacGTTGAGAACAAGCAGACCTCTAAGAGCTTATCCTATCCAACTCGAGCCTCTCGTATCAACCCTGCCATAAAGTTAGCCGCGGCAAGTGTTGGAGGTGGGCGCAGGAGTTACCAATCGCCATCCAATTGTTCATCAGACAACAGTCTGCAAGTGAATCCAAAATGCAACGAAATCAAATATCCGAG ACCCACAAGCACAAGAGGTCGAGGTTCGGCACATTTTTCAACTTCTGGTGGATCTGAGGCTCCACAGCAGACTCCTAACAGAGGAACTCCTCCAAC tcgCAGTCGTCCTACGTTAAAACCCTCAACAGCCATAGTTACAAAGACTGTGGATATCAATATTTACGCTCATCCACCATCGCGCCCCGCCCCTGTTTACCCACAACCGACACCTGACAAGACAGCTGCCAAATGTAGAAAAGATGTATGTCTTCTACCAGATTGTTTCTGCGGCGGAAAAGACATTCCTG GCGAATTGCCGGTGGATAAGGTGCCTCAAATTGTTTTGCTGACTTTCGATGATTCCGTAAATGATTTGAACAAGGGCTTGTACTCGGATCTATTTGAAAAAGGACGGGTTAACCCAAATGGTTGCCCTATAACAGCTACCTTTTATGTATCTCACGAATGGACGGATTACAGTCAAGTTCAAAACTTATACTCGGCTGGACATGAAATGGCATCTCACACAGTATC tCATAGTTTTGGAGAGCAATTCTCTCAGAAAAAATGGAACAGAGAAGTCGGAGGTCAAAGAGAGATTTTGGCAGCGTACGGTGGTGTTAAACTCGATGATGTTAGAGGAATGCGTGCACCTTTCTTATCTGTAGgaggaaataaaatgttcaaaatgtTGTACGACTCCAACTTTACATACGATTCATCATTGCCAGTATATGAAAACAGACCACCGAGTTGGCCTTATACCTTGGACTATAAACTTTTCCACGATTGCATGATACCACCTTGCCCCACCAAATCTTATCcag GAGTTTGGGAAGTTCCTATGGTCATGTGGCAAGATTTGAATGGTGGCCGTTGTTCTATGGGCGATGCTTGTGCCAATCCGCCGGATGCAGAAGGTGTTTACAAaatgattttgaaaaatttcgaCAGACATTATACCAGTAACAG GGCTCCTTTTGGTCTCTTCTATCATGCAGCTTGGTTCACTCAACCTCACCACAAAGAAGGTTTCATCATGTTCCTAgacttcattaataaaatgaatgatgTTTGGATTATCACAAACTGGCAAGCGTTGCAGTGGGTGCGAGACCCCACCCCAATATCCAGATTAAACAATTTCCAACCGTTCCAGTGCAATTATGCg GATCGGCCGAAAAAATGCAACAATCCTAAGGTTTGCAACTTGTGGCATAAATCCGGAGTAAGGTATATGAGGACATGTCAACCCTGTCCTCCAATTTATCCTTGGACTGGAAAAACTGGCATCTCATCATCGCGCATTGACAACGAAATTGAAGAATAG
- the LOC116779016 gene encoding uncharacterized protein LOC116779016 isoform X4: MKSYILIAIFLTAECLGAERSRQRSPIRSVPVAASVKREVDFDCPEEFGYYSHPTDCTLYYVCVFGGALLESCTGGLMYSHELQTCDWPRNVGCDATGAVIADDYERLNERQPPPPTSRRNPPPPPPSRAQPNPVITSRGQPKFNRQEYEKQQQLYAEVDDLPPVEEIENDRQQRVYRGQPSTIGQVQKDRDGYHGSQGVSAGRTLNSNIIPSSIAQNSKIGSFSFGTQLEDRRTATATQTPQSYSLEPTESVTPSSYSPSPRPKMLYNGSQTYSPDQYDPYYAVYDEDGELYKDTDYVQQYNSASLRPAVQQTYRGTPPSRRPVETYSARPVADDYDDALIQGPIINQNQYQTSVRQPARGEGNELGYDPIPSSVRTTIYEATFPSTNPTTTSTSTTTTTTTTTTTTRRPTTAPYTEAMTPSRYSPRPTSTRGRGSAHFSTSGGSEAPQQTPNRGTPPTRSRPTLKPSTAIVTKTVDINIYAHPPSRPAPVYPQPTPDKTAAKCRKDVCLLPDCFCGGKDIPGELPVDKVPQIVLLTFDDSVNDLNKGLYSDLFEKGRVNPNGCPITATFYVSHEWTDYSQVQNLYSAGHEMASHTVSHSFGEQFSQKKWNREVGGQREILAAYGGVKLDDVRGMRAPFLSVGGNKMFKMLYDSNFTYDSSLPVYENRPPSWPYTLDYKLFHDCMIPPCPTKSYPGVWEVPMVMWQDLNGGRCSMGDACANPPDAEGVYKMILKNFDRHYTSNRAPFGLFYHAAWFTQPHHKEGFIMFLDFINKMNDVWIITNWQALQWVRDPTPISRLNNFQPFQCNYADRPKKCNNPKVCNLWHKSGVRYMRTCQPCPPIYPWTGKTGISSSRIDNEIEE; the protein is encoded by the exons CAGAATGTCTTGGAGCGGAGCGCTCGCGGCAGCGCTCTCCTATCAGGAGCGTTCCCGTGGCGGCCAGCGTGAAGAGAGAAGTTGACTTCGACTGCCCCGAAGAATTTGGGTATTATTCGCATCCCACCGACTGCACGTTGTACTATGTTTGCGTTTTCGGCGGTGCTTTACTAGAATCTTGCACTGGTGGCCTCATGTACAG TCACGAGCTCCAAACATGTGATTGGCCGCGTAACGTAGGCTGCGACGCCACCGGTGCCGTCATAGCTGACGATTACGAACGGCTAAACGAAAGACAGCCTCCACCTCCTACATCTCGAAGAAATCCACCTCCACCTCCTCCGTCCAGAGCACAGCCCAATCCAGTTATTACTTCAAGAGGGCAACCAAAATTCAACCGACAAGAATatgaaaaa caACAACAGTTATATGCAGAAGTAGATGACTTACCTCCTGTGGAAGAAATTGAGAATGATAGGCAGCAAAGGGTATACAGAGGACAACCATCAACTATTGGACAAGTTCAAAAAGATAGGGACGGTTACCATGGATCGCAGGGTGTTAGTGCTGGGAGAACACTTAACTCTAATATTATTCCTTCCTCAATTGCgcaaaatagtaaaattggATCGTTTTCTTTTGGGACGCAACTAGAAGACAGAAGAACAGCCACTGCCACCCAAACTCCTCAGTCTTATAG CCTGGAACCCACAGAGAGCGTTACACCTTCCTCGTATTCTCCAAGTCCGCGACCAAAAATGCTTTATAACGGTTCTCAGACTTACAGTCCCGATCAGTATGATCCTTACTACGCTGTATATGATGAAGACGGTGAACTGTACAAGGATACAG ACTATGTGCAGCAATATAACTCAGCTTCACTCCGACCAGCAGTTCAGCAAACGTACAGAGGCACTCCGCCCTCACGTCGGCCAGTAGAGACCTATTCAGCAAGACCTGTCGCAGATGATTACGACGATGCTCTTATTCAAGGACCT attataaatcaaaaccaATACCAGACATCTGTTCGTCAACCGGcaag GGGTGAAGGTAACGAATTGGGTTATGATCCTATACCAAGCAGCGTGAGGACGACTATTTATGAAGCCACTTTCCCAAGCACGAATCCAACAACAACTAGCACCAGCACTACTACCACTACCACTACCACTACCACAACCACAAGACGACCAACAACCGCACCTTACACGGAAGCAATGACCCCGTCTCGTTATTCCCCAAG ACCCACAAGCACAAGAGGTCGAGGTTCGGCACATTTTTCAACTTCTGGTGGATCTGAGGCTCCACAGCAGACTCCTAACAGAGGAACTCCTCCAAC tcgCAGTCGTCCTACGTTAAAACCCTCAACAGCCATAGTTACAAAGACTGTGGATATCAATATTTACGCTCATCCACCATCGCGCCCCGCCCCTGTTTACCCACAACCGACACCTGACAAGACAGCTGCCAAATGTAGAAAAGATGTATGTCTTCTACCAGATTGTTTCTGCGGCGGAAAAGACATTCCTG GCGAATTGCCGGTGGATAAGGTGCCTCAAATTGTTTTGCTGACTTTCGATGATTCCGTAAATGATTTGAACAAGGGCTTGTACTCGGATCTATTTGAAAAAGGACGGGTTAACCCAAATGGTTGCCCTATAACAGCTACCTTTTATGTATCTCACGAATGGACGGATTACAGTCAAGTTCAAAACTTATACTCGGCTGGACATGAAATGGCATCTCACACAGTATC tCATAGTTTTGGAGAGCAATTCTCTCAGAAAAAATGGAACAGAGAAGTCGGAGGTCAAAGAGAGATTTTGGCAGCGTACGGTGGTGTTAAACTCGATGATGTTAGAGGAATGCGTGCACCTTTCTTATCTGTAGgaggaaataaaatgttcaaaatgtTGTACGACTCCAACTTTACATACGATTCATCATTGCCAGTATATGAAAACAGACCACCGAGTTGGCCTTATACCTTGGACTATAAACTTTTCCACGATTGCATGATACCACCTTGCCCCACCAAATCTTATCcag GAGTTTGGGAAGTTCCTATGGTCATGTGGCAAGATTTGAATGGTGGCCGTTGTTCTATGGGCGATGCTTGTGCCAATCCGCCGGATGCAGAAGGTGTTTACAAaatgattttgaaaaatttcgaCAGACATTATACCAGTAACAG GGCTCCTTTTGGTCTCTTCTATCATGCAGCTTGGTTCACTCAACCTCACCACAAAGAAGGTTTCATCATGTTCCTAgacttcattaataaaatgaatgatgTTTGGATTATCACAAACTGGCAAGCGTTGCAGTGGGTGCGAGACCCCACCCCAATATCCAGATTAAACAATTTCCAACCGTTCCAGTGCAATTATGCg GATCGGCCGAAAAAATGCAACAATCCTAAGGTTTGCAACTTGTGGCATAAATCCGGAGTAAGGTATATGAGGACATGTCAACCCTGTCCTCCAATTTATCCTTGGACTGGAAAAACTGGCATCTCATCATCGCGCATTGACAACGAAATTGAAGAATAG